From Rhodovastum atsumiense, a single genomic window includes:
- a CDS encoding threonine/serine dehydratase, whose protein sequence is MPGTLLRQQIAAAASRIAPWIRHTPVLRLAPGDLGLPLALSLKLELLQYTGSFKTRGAFNHLLTLRETGSLPPAGVIAASGGNHGAAVAYAAQTLGVPAEIFVPEATPPAKLARIEACGARLVRGGASYADALAASRMRASETGAVEVHAYDHPAVLAGQGTTAREFERDAPDLTHVLVAVGGGGLIGGMAAWYAGSVGVIAVEPEACPSLHAALAAGQPVDVPAGGVAADALGARRVGAHMFPIAQACVSASVLVPDTAIRAAQRLLWERVRLVAEPGGATALAALLCGAWQPPAGARVGVLVCGSNTDPASVTA, encoded by the coding sequence ATGCCCGGCACTCTCCTTCGACAGCAGATTGCGGCGGCCGCTTCCCGCATCGCACCCTGGATCCGTCATACCCCCGTATTGAGACTGGCCCCCGGCGATCTGGGGCTGCCGCTCGCGCTCAGCCTGAAGCTGGAGCTGCTTCAGTATACCGGAAGTTTCAAGACGCGTGGGGCATTCAATCATTTATTAACATTGCGGGAGACCGGCTCCCTGCCGCCGGCGGGGGTGATCGCCGCCTCAGGCGGCAATCACGGGGCCGCGGTCGCGTACGCAGCGCAAACGCTCGGGGTGCCCGCGGAGATCTTCGTGCCGGAGGCCACGCCGCCGGCCAAGCTGGCGCGGATCGAGGCCTGCGGCGCGCGGCTGGTGCGCGGCGGCGCCAGCTATGCGGATGCCCTGGCGGCGAGCCGGATGCGGGCGAGCGAAACCGGCGCGGTGGAAGTGCATGCCTATGATCACCCGGCGGTGCTGGCCGGCCAGGGCACCACGGCCCGCGAGTTCGAACGCGATGCGCCCGATCTCACCCATGTGCTGGTGGCCGTCGGCGGCGGCGGGCTGATCGGCGGCATGGCCGCCTGGTACGCCGGCAGCGTCGGCGTGATCGCCGTGGAGCCGGAAGCCTGCCCGAGCCTGCATGCAGCGCTGGCGGCCGGGCAGCCGGTGGACGTGCCCGCGGGCGGAGTGGCGGCCGACGCCCTCGGCGCGCGTCGGGTGGGGGCGCATATGTTCCCGATCGCACAAGCCTGCGTGAGCGCCTCGGTGCTGGTGCCCGACACCGCGATCCGCGCGGCGCAGCGCCTGCTGTGGGAACGCGTGCGGCTGGTGGCCGAGCCGGGCGGGGCAACCGCGTTGGCGGCGCTGCTCTGCGGCGCGTGGCAGCCGCCGGCTGGTGCGCGGGTGGGTGTGCTGGTCTGTGGCTCTAATACCGACCCCGCCTCCGTCACCGCCTGA
- a CDS encoding PTS sugar transporter subunit IIA → MIGLVLVTHGRLADELRSAMEHVVGTQRNVATVCIGPDDDIEGRRAEIQRCIDTVDTGDGVVLLTDMFGGTPSNLAISQMDRRNVEVIAGVNLPMLVKLAKVRSNQPLADAVDCAQMAGRKYIAAASHVLPNTRRSEVPARCLNGVSVAPMTGPPVVAGGAAVTVAPAVPAAKEGGG, encoded by the coding sequence ATGATCGGTCTTGTACTGGTCACCCATGGCCGTCTCGCCGACGAGTTGCGCTCGGCCATGGAACATGTCGTCGGCACGCAGCGGAACGTGGCCACGGTCTGCATCGGGCCCGATGACGACATCGAGGGGCGGCGCGCCGAGATCCAGCGCTGCATCGACACCGTGGACACCGGCGACGGGGTGGTGCTGCTCACCGACATGTTCGGCGGCACCCCGAGCAACCTCGCCATCTCGCAGATGGATCGCCGCAATGTCGAGGTGATCGCCGGGGTGAACCTGCCGATGCTGGTGAAGCTGGCGAAGGTGCGCTCCAACCAGCCGCTCGCGGATGCGGTGGACTGCGCGCAGATGGCCGGGCGCAAATACATCGCCGCGGCCAGCCACGTGCTGCCCAACACCCGCAGAAGCGAAGTCCCCGCGCGCTGCCTGAACGGGGTCTCCGTCGCCCCCATGACCGGCCCCCCGGTGGTGGCCGGCGGGGCCGCCGTCACCGTCGCCCCGGCCGTTCCCGCTGCCAAGGAAGGCGGCGGATGA
- a CDS encoding HPr family phosphocarrier protein yields MSEADGPDATPVLTRTLTITNRRGLHARAAAKFVTLAERYGAAVDVVKDGQVVPARSIMGLMMLGAGLGSTIELRAEGWDAKEAMDALAALVEAGFNEQD; encoded by the coding sequence ATGAGCGAGGCCGACGGCCCCGATGCCACTCCCGTCCTCACGCGCACCCTCACCATCACCAATCGTCGCGGCCTGCATGCCCGCGCCGCGGCGAAGTTCGTGACCCTGGCCGAGCGCTACGGGGCCGCGGTGGACGTGGTGAAGGACGGACAGGTGGTTCCCGCGCGCTCCATCATGGGGCTGATGATGCTGGGCGCCGGCCTGGGATCGACGATCGAGCTGCGGGCCGAGGGATGGGACGCCAAGGAAGCGATGGACGCGCTCGCGGCCCTGGTCGAAGCGGGGTTCAACGAGCAGGACTGA
- a CDS encoding MDR family MFS transporter: MTESDSTPPPAPLATATGAARSSPVVPVERRRARLTAMIVACALFMQNLDSTVIATALPTMARAFGADPVHMNVALTAYLLSLAVFIPASGWMADRFGARNVFRVAIAVFTLASVLCGSAQSLSSLVVFRVLQGLGGAMMLPVGRLLLLRNTPKSDLVAVMAWFTTPSLIGPVVGPPLGGFLTTYFSWRLVFDINIPIGIIGIVLVTLFIEDVREPSDSRFDWVGFAFAGLSLGCLMFGLETVGRGIAPEWLTGATLGVGLLAGLAYALHARRHPAPLLDFTLLRYRTFLVSVIGGTLFRVGVGAIPFLLPMMLQLTFGQSAVQSGLITFASAAGALVMKPVAMAVLRRFGFRDTLLCNGILSALLLALCAGFNPGWPVVAIYAVLLAGGFFRSLQFTAYNALAFDDIPRTRMSAATSLYSTIQQVSLTLGISVGAASLTVAMALRGETAPGLGDFSVAFLVVALVSLLAAPTSLGMSRNAASEMSGHRQRD; encoded by the coding sequence ATGACCGAAAGCGACAGCACGCCGCCTCCAGCCCCTCTTGCAACCGCAACCGGGGCAGCGCGGTCGTCGCCTGTCGTCCCGGTCGAGCGGCGGCGTGCCCGCCTGACCGCGATGATCGTGGCCTGCGCCCTGTTCATGCAGAACCTGGACAGCACGGTCATCGCCACCGCGCTGCCCACCATGGCCCGGGCCTTCGGCGCCGATCCGGTCCACATGAACGTGGCGCTCACCGCCTATCTGTTGAGCCTGGCCGTGTTCATCCCCGCGAGCGGCTGGATGGCCGACCGCTTCGGCGCCCGCAACGTGTTCCGGGTGGCGATCGCGGTGTTCACCCTGGCCTCGGTGCTGTGCGGCAGCGCGCAGTCGCTGTCCTCCCTGGTGGTGTTCCGGGTGCTGCAGGGCCTGGGCGGGGCGATGATGCTTCCGGTCGGCCGGCTGCTGCTGCTGCGCAACACGCCGAAATCGGACCTGGTGGCGGTCATGGCCTGGTTCACCACGCCCTCGCTGATCGGCCCGGTGGTGGGGCCGCCGCTCGGGGGCTTTCTCACCACTTATTTCTCCTGGCGCCTGGTCTTCGACATCAACATCCCGATCGGCATCATCGGCATCGTGCTGGTCACCCTGTTCATCGAGGACGTGCGCGAGCCGAGCGATTCCAGGTTCGACTGGGTCGGTTTCGCCTTCGCCGGCCTGTCGCTGGGCTGCCTGATGTTCGGGCTGGAGACGGTGGGACGGGGCATCGCGCCCGAATGGCTGACCGGTGCCACGCTCGGCGTCGGCCTGCTCGCGGGCCTGGCCTATGCGCTGCACGCGCGCCGGCATCCGGCGCCGCTGCTCGACTTCACCCTGCTGCGCTACCGCACCTTCCTGGTCTCGGTCATCGGCGGGACGTTGTTCCGCGTCGGCGTCGGCGCGATCCCCTTCCTGCTGCCGATGATGCTGCAACTGACATTCGGCCAGAGCGCGGTGCAGAGCGGTCTGATCACCTTCGCCAGCGCCGCCGGGGCGTTGGTAATGAAACCGGTTGCCATGGCGGTGCTGCGTCGCTTCGGTTTCCGCGACACCTTGCTCTGCAACGGCATCCTCTCGGCGCTGCTGCTTGCCCTGTGTGCCGGGTTCAATCCGGGCTGGCCGGTGGTGGCGATCTACGCGGTGTTGCTCGCCGGCGGGTTTTTCCGTTCCCTGCAATTCACCGCCTACAACGCGCTGGCCTTCGATGACATCCCGCGGACGCGGATGAGCGCGGCGACCAGCCTCTACAGCACCATCCAGCAGGTTTCGCTGACGCTGGGCATTTCGGTGGGGGCGGCCTCGCTGACCGTCGCCATGGCCCTGCGGGGCGAGACCGCGCCGGGGCTCGGCGATTTCTCGGTGGCGTTCCTGGTCGTGGCCCTGGTGTCGCTGCTGGCGGCGCCGACCTCCCTGGGCATGTCGCGCAACGCCGCGTCCGAGATGAGCGGCCATCGCCAGCGCGACTGA
- a CDS encoding quinone oxidoreductase family protein → MTKAIRIHAHGGPEVLRWEDVPTPEPGPGEALVRHGAVGLNYIDVYFRTGLYKTALPAVPGMEAAGTVVAVGDGVTEVKPGDRVAYATAPIGAYATERVIAADRLVKLPDGIDFHTAAAMMLQGMTAQYLLRRTYVVKAGDTIVVHAAAGGVGLIMCQWAKHLGATVIGVVSTPEKAELARAHGAAHVVVGHAGLVAEVKRITGGAMVPVVYDSVGKDTFTTSLDSLAPLGLMVSFGNASGPVGPIDVGLLAAKGSLYLTRPNLATYTAKRADLVRAAEDLFEVVGKGAVQIRVNQTFPLQEAAKAHVALEARQTTGSTVLLP, encoded by the coding sequence ATGACGAAGGCCATCCGCATCCACGCCCATGGCGGCCCCGAGGTGCTGCGTTGGGAGGACGTTCCCACGCCGGAGCCCGGCCCGGGCGAGGCCCTGGTCCGCCACGGGGCGGTCGGCCTGAACTATATCGACGTCTACTTCCGCACCGGCCTGTACAAGACCGCGCTGCCGGCCGTGCCGGGGATGGAAGCGGCCGGCACGGTGGTGGCGGTCGGGGACGGCGTGACCGAGGTGAAGCCGGGCGATCGCGTCGCCTATGCCACCGCCCCGATCGGTGCCTATGCCACCGAGCGCGTCATCGCTGCCGACCGTCTGGTAAAGTTGCCGGACGGGATCGATTTCCACACCGCCGCGGCGATGATGCTGCAGGGCATGACCGCGCAGTACCTGCTGCGCCGGACCTATGTGGTGAAGGCGGGCGACACCATCGTGGTGCATGCCGCCGCCGGTGGCGTCGGCCTGATCATGTGCCAGTGGGCGAAGCATCTCGGCGCCACCGTGATCGGCGTGGTCTCGACGCCGGAGAAGGCCGAGCTTGCCCGCGCGCACGGCGCCGCCCATGTCGTGGTCGGGCATGCCGGGCTGGTTGCCGAGGTCAAGCGCATCACCGGCGGGGCCATGGTGCCGGTGGTCTATGACAGCGTCGGCAAGGACACCTTCACCACCAGCCTCGACTCCCTGGCGCCGCTCGGGCTGATGGTCAGCTTCGGCAATGCCTCGGGGCCGGTCGGTCCGATCGATGTCGGCCTGCTCGCGGCCAAGGGCAGCCTGTACCTGACCCGGCCGAACCTCGCGACCTACACCGCCAAGCGGGCCGATCTCGTCCGCGCGGCCGAGGACCTGTTCGAGGTGGTGGGGAAGGGGGCGGTGCAGATCCGCGTCAACCAGACCTTCCCGCTGCAGGAGGCCGCCAAGGCCCATGTGGCGCTGGAGGCCCGGCAGACCACGGGCAGCACGGTCCTGCTGCCATAG
- a CDS encoding HPr kinase/phosphorylase, translating to MAGDAIFHAMQMHGSCAARNGAGVLLIGPSGAGKSDLLLRLLDRGFVLVADDRVDISDGCASPPAVLAGLLEVRGLGLLRLPHLPRARLALVVTLGGRMDRLPQPARHPVLDLPMIVLDPFAASAAQRVELALDCAQGRREALAGAFAAGDMGTVT from the coding sequence ATGGCAGGAGACGCCATCTTCCACGCCATGCAGATGCACGGGAGTTGCGCAGCACGGAACGGCGCGGGAGTGCTGCTCATCGGCCCTTCCGGCGCGGGGAAGTCGGACCTGCTGCTCCGACTGCTTGACCGGGGGTTCGTCCTGGTGGCGGACGACCGCGTGGATATCAGCGACGGCTGCGCCAGCCCGCCCGCGGTGCTGGCCGGGCTGCTGGAAGTGCGCGGGCTCGGCCTGCTGCGGCTGCCGCATCTGCCACGAGCCCGGCTCGCGCTCGTGGTCACGCTGGGGGGGCGGATGGACCGCCTGCCGCAGCCGGCCCGCCACCCGGTCCTGGACCTGCCCATGATCGTGCTCGACCCCTTTGCCGCCTCGGCGGCGCAGCGTGTGGAACTGGCGCTGGATTGCGCCCAGGGCCGGCGGGAAGCGCTGGCCGGGGCCTTCGCGGCCGGGGATATGGGGACGGTCACATGA
- the ptsP gene encoding phosphoenolpyruvate--protein phosphotransferase has protein sequence MREPDETAPPADQPEGEAARPPRRRPRSPVPQQDERRLNGIPVSAGVAIGPVFGATEPRTKMVRQKIAAADIPAQATRLDAAVAQSRKQVLKLRARLGMLPENSQAEITPLLDAYLQMLGPSRLVRGARRRVTEMLVSAETAVADETEAIAAAIMAVPGDDDPAGKARRAGEVREVGRRLVRNLTQTPFRSFASVPEGSVLVCESLRPADAALLDPSRLGGVATDEGGSDGHTAVMLRALGLPAVLGVPGLSQAARPGDTVVVDGAAGTVVIHPDPATLAAARRAVTAFARERQKLARLRRLPAITADGQTVELQANMEIPAELPLVAQAGAAGIGLLRSEFLFMNRETLPDEQAQTETYRTIIEAMAGDPVTIRVLDWSGEKDIEALQSEGVVPEVGEQNPALGLRGIRLLLRRPELFETQLAAILRAATAGPTRVLLPMVTTVGEVRAAREVYERVVRRLRRRGERLPDPIPPLGIMIETPGAALSADALALEADFFAIGTNDLTMYTLAVDRSESDVASLYDPLHPAVLRLVQFATEAALRIRKPVSVCGELAANPRLTPLLLGLGLRSFSMNASAVPRVKQAVRAVSIDDCARFARRVMEQSDPVKIQALVMGAGEAAE, from the coding sequence ATGCGGGAGCCCGACGAAACCGCCCCGCCGGCCGATCAGCCCGAAGGTGAGGCTGCGCGCCCGCCACGCCGCCGTCCGCGCAGCCCCGTCCCCCAGCAGGACGAACGTCGGCTGAACGGCATCCCGGTCTCCGCCGGGGTCGCGATCGGCCCGGTGTTCGGGGCCACCGAGCCACGGACCAAGATGGTCCGCCAGAAGATTGCAGCCGCCGATATCCCCGCCCAGGCCACGCGGCTGGACGCCGCGGTGGCGCAGTCACGCAAGCAGGTGCTGAAGCTGCGTGCCCGGCTGGGCATGCTGCCCGAGAACAGCCAGGCCGAGATCACCCCACTGCTCGATGCCTATCTGCAGATGCTCGGCCCGTCGCGGCTGGTCCGCGGCGCCCGCCGGCGCGTCACCGAGATGCTGGTCTCGGCCGAAACCGCGGTCGCCGACGAGACCGAGGCGATCGCCGCCGCCATCATGGCAGTGCCCGGTGATGACGACCCCGCCGGCAAGGCTCGCCGGGCCGGGGAAGTCCGCGAAGTCGGCCGGCGCCTGGTGCGCAACCTGACGCAGACGCCGTTCCGCAGCTTCGCCAGCGTTCCCGAAGGCTCCGTGCTGGTCTGTGAGTCGCTGCGCCCGGCCGACGCCGCGCTGCTCGATCCCTCGCGGCTGGGCGGGGTCGCCACCGACGAAGGCGGCTCCGACGGCCATACCGCGGTGATGCTGCGCGCGCTCGGCCTGCCGGCGGTGCTGGGCGTGCCCGGCCTTTCCCAGGCGGCACGGCCGGGCGACACCGTGGTGGTGGACGGCGCTGCCGGCACCGTGGTGATCCATCCCGACCCCGCCACCCTCGCCGCCGCCCGCCGCGCCGTCACCGCCTTCGCCCGCGAGCGCCAGAAGCTCGCCCGGCTGCGTCGCCTGCCCGCCATCACCGCGGACGGCCAGACGGTCGAGTTGCAGGCGAACATGGAGATCCCGGCCGAGCTGCCGCTGGTGGCGCAGGCCGGGGCCGCCGGCATCGGCCTGCTGCGCAGCGAGTTCCTGTTCATGAACCGCGAGACCCTGCCCGACGAGCAGGCGCAGACCGAGACCTACCGCACCATCATCGAGGCGATGGCCGGCGATCCGGTCACCATCCGCGTGCTCGACTGGAGCGGCGAGAAGGACATCGAGGCACTGCAGAGCGAGGGTGTGGTGCCGGAGGTGGGCGAGCAGAACCCGGCGCTGGGCCTGCGCGGCATCCGGCTGCTGCTGCGCCGGCCCGAGCTGTTCGAGACCCAGCTCGCCGCCATCCTGCGCGCCGCCACTGCCGGCCCCACCCGCGTGCTGCTGCCCATGGTCACCACGGTCGGCGAGGTCCGCGCCGCGCGCGAAGTATACGAACGTGTGGTGCGCCGCCTGCGCCGCCGCGGCGAGCGCCTGCCCGACCCGATCCCGCCGCTCGGCATCATGATCGAGACCCCCGGTGCCGCGCTGTCAGCCGATGCACTGGCACTGGAGGCGGATTTCTTCGCCATCGGCACCAACGACCTGACGATGTACACGCTGGCGGTGGACCGCAGCGAAAGCGACGTGGCGTCGCTGTACGATCCGCTGCACCCAGCGGTGCTGCGGCTGGTGCAGTTCGCCACCGAGGCGGCGCTGCGCATCCGCAAGCCCGTCTCGGTCTGCGGCGAACTGGCGGCCAATCCCCGGCTCACCCCGTTGCTGCTCGGCCTGGGGCTGCGCAGCTTCAGCATGAACGCCTCTGCCGTGCCGCGGGTGAAGCAGGCGGTGCGCGCGGTCAGCATCGATGACTGCGCCCGCTTCGCCCGGCGCGTGATGGAGCAATCCGACCCGGTGAAGATCCAGGCCCTGGTGATGGGAGCGGGCGAAGCGGCGGAGTGA
- a CDS encoding CBS domain-containing protein, which produces MFDSSRLCATDVMTREVISVAPDATLMQAAQLMLDHGIGALPVLKDGRLLGIVSEADLVRPDEIAEDRARWWLDMLAEGDELSPEYLAAIHERNRPVSKVMQTDVVTVTELTPLRDVAKLIARNNIRRVLVVEGDQLRGIVARRDLVKALAKGG; this is translated from the coding sequence ATGTTCGACTCATCCCGTCTCTGCGCCACCGACGTGATGACACGCGAGGTCATCTCGGTGGCGCCGGATGCCACCCTCATGCAGGCGGCCCAGCTGATGCTGGACCACGGCATAGGCGCGCTTCCGGTGCTCAAGGACGGCCGCCTGCTCGGCATCGTCTCCGAGGCGGATCTGGTTCGTCCCGACGAGATCGCCGAGGACCGCGCCCGCTGGTGGCTCGACATGCTGGCCGAAGGCGACGAGCTCTCGCCCGAGTACCTCGCCGCCATTCACGAGCGGAACCGGCCGGTCAGCAAGGTCATGCAGACCGACGTGGTCACCGTCACCGAGCTAACGCCGCTGCGCGACGTCGCCAAGCTGATTGCCAGGAACAACATCCGCCGCGTGCTGGTGGTGGAGGGCGACCAGTTGCGCGGCATCGTCGCCCGGCGCGACCTGGTCAAGGCGCTGGCCAAGGGCGGCTGA
- a CDS encoding AI-2E family transporter: MDARDRPLPAPDDEAERRREARAEMARANPDVATICLVILTVLAVLAVLHAAADIVLPLLFAIVLNLLLGPPKRLLTNRLRLPPALAALVLIAGLFMLIAGVGTAISVPASQWLSRAPETLPKLQERLVVLSRPIGELRKALEQAQHLTEQPPPEGTQRVVVQSPPNVGGMGVSVLQGTRAALGQALTLGVVLFFLLVAGDTLLRRLVEILPGLADKKRVVGIAEEIEENISAYLLTITAMNLLVGIANGLQMWAQGMPDPLLWGTVAFLLNYIPILGPALGMMLFFLVALFATDGIWWALLPPFIYLLIHMAEGEAITPMLVAKRFTLNPVLLIVALFFWDWMWGVAGALLAVPLLAILKIVCDHVPALTPLGHLVGAPRGRGVNGS; the protein is encoded by the coding sequence ATGGACGCGCGCGACCGCCCCCTTCCCGCGCCGGATGACGAGGCCGAGCGCCGGCGGGAGGCGCGCGCCGAAATGGCACGGGCCAACCCCGATGTCGCCACCATCTGCCTGGTGATCCTCACCGTCCTCGCGGTACTGGCGGTGCTGCATGCCGCGGCCGACATCGTCCTGCCGCTGCTGTTCGCGATCGTGCTGAACCTGTTGCTCGGGCCGCCCAAGCGGCTGCTGACCAACCGGCTGCGCCTGCCGCCGGCCCTCGCCGCGCTGGTGCTGATCGCCGGGCTGTTCATGCTGATCGCGGGGGTGGGCACCGCCATCTCGGTGCCGGCGTCGCAGTGGCTCTCGCGCGCGCCGGAAACGCTGCCGAAGCTGCAGGAACGGCTGGTGGTGCTGAGTCGGCCGATCGGCGAGCTGCGCAAGGCGCTCGAGCAGGCACAGCACCTGACTGAACAGCCGCCGCCGGAAGGCACGCAGCGCGTGGTGGTGCAGTCCCCTCCCAATGTCGGCGGGATGGGGGTCTCGGTGCTCCAGGGCACCCGCGCCGCGCTGGGGCAGGCGCTGACGCTCGGGGTAGTGCTGTTCTTCCTGCTGGTCGCCGGCGATACCCTGCTGCGCCGGCTGGTCGAGATCCTGCCGGGGCTCGCCGACAAGAAGCGCGTGGTCGGCATCGCCGAGGAGATCGAGGAGAACATATCGGCCTATCTGCTCACCATCACGGCGATGAACCTGCTGGTGGGCATCGCCAACGGCCTGCAGATGTGGGCGCAGGGGATGCCCGACCCGCTGCTGTGGGGAACGGTGGCGTTCCTGCTGAACTACATCCCCATCCTCGGCCCGGCGCTGGGGATGATGCTGTTCTTCCTGGTCGCCCTGTTCGCGACCGACGGCATCTGGTGGGCGCTGCTGCCGCCCTTCATCTACCTGCTGATCCACATGGCGGAGGGCGAGGCGATCACCCCCATGCTGGTGGCGAAGCGCTTCACCCTCAATCCGGTGCTGCTGATCGTGGCGCTGTTCTTCTGGGACTGGATGTGGGGGGTGGCCGGGGCGCTGCTGGCGGTGCCGCTGCTGGCGATCCTGAAGATCGTCTGCGACCACGTGCCGGCACTCACGCCGCTCGGCCACCTGGTGGGGGCGCCGCGGGGGCGCGGCGTCAACGGAAGTTGA
- the rapZ gene encoding RNase adapter RapZ: MSEGAPIRQPVVLVTGLSGAGKASILRALEDLGYEAIDNPPLELIEGMVAPPASGTGRRIAIGVDARSRGFDAQGVLDTLARLRLNPAIWPELIFAWADEAILQRRYTETRRRHPLSPRGRVAEGIAAEQALTAKLREVADLVIDTSELPLAELRRLIDQRYGAEGQREPLAGLSVTLVSFAFPAGLPREADMVFDTRFLRNPHYVQALKPHTGLEPAVGAYIESDPDYRAFFIALTGLLGLVLPRFVQEGKKYATIAVGCTGGRHRSVHIVERLAFHLTQAGWRVTTTHRELIREEARARAPALASDVGFPDASRPPGPSVQAQEA, encoded by the coding sequence ATGAGCGAGGGCGCCCCCATCCGGCAACCGGTCGTGCTGGTGACCGGCCTGTCCGGGGCCGGCAAGGCTTCGATCCTGCGGGCACTCGAGGATCTTGGCTACGAGGCGATCGACAACCCGCCGCTCGAGCTGATCGAGGGCATGGTGGCGCCCCCCGCGTCCGGCACGGGACGGCGGATCGCGATCGGCGTGGACGCCCGCAGCCGCGGCTTCGACGCGCAGGGGGTGTTGGACACGCTGGCCCGGCTGCGCCTCAACCCCGCCATCTGGCCGGAGCTGATCTTCGCCTGGGCGGACGAGGCCATCCTGCAGCGCCGCTATACGGAGACACGCCGCCGCCACCCGCTTTCGCCGCGCGGCCGGGTCGCCGAGGGCATCGCCGCCGAGCAGGCGCTGACCGCCAAGCTGCGGGAGGTGGCCGACCTGGTGATCGACACCTCCGAGCTGCCGCTGGCGGAGCTACGCCGCCTGATCGACCAGCGCTATGGTGCGGAAGGGCAGCGCGAGCCACTTGCAGGCCTGTCGGTCACGCTGGTCTCCTTCGCATTCCCTGCGGGCCTGCCCCGCGAGGCCGACATGGTCTTCGACACGCGGTTTCTGCGCAATCCGCACTATGTTCAGGCACTCAAGCCCCATACCGGGCTTGAGCCGGCCGTTGGAGCGTATATCGAATCCGACCCCGACTACCGGGCCTTCTTCATCGCGCTGACTGGTCTGCTGGGGCTGGTCTTGCCGAGGTTCGTGCAAGAGGGCAAGAAGTATGCAACCATCGCGGTGGGGTGCACGGGAGGACGGCATCGCTCGGTTCACATTGTCGAGAGGCTCGCGTTCCATCTGACCCAGGCAGGCTGGCGAGTGACCACGACCCATCGTGAACTGATCCGCGAGGAAGCTCGCGCGCGCGCACCGGCGCTGGCGTCGGACGTTGGATTCCCCGACGCCAGCCGGCCGCCCGGACCGTCCGTCCAGGCACAGGAGGCCTGA
- a CDS encoding methylated-DNA--[protein]-cysteine S-methyltransferase — protein sequence MPQLSLHTPIGDLTLSEEDGAIVALDWGWGRDQTETPLLLRAREQLHDYFDGLRVTFDLPLEPAGTPYRRRVWQALCAIPPGETRSYADIARSAGGSPRAVGGANAANPIPILIPCHRVVATNGFGGYSGGDGLPTKRFLLDLESRMLVRPIQAALL from the coding sequence TTGCCCCAGCTTTCCCTGCATACGCCGATCGGCGACCTCACCCTCTCCGAGGAAGACGGAGCGATCGTGGCCCTCGACTGGGGGTGGGGGCGGGACCAGACGGAAACGCCGCTGCTGCTGCGCGCGCGGGAGCAGTTGCATGATTACTTCGACGGCCTTCGCGTCACCTTCGACCTGCCGCTCGAACCCGCGGGAACGCCGTACCGTCGTCGTGTCTGGCAGGCGCTCTGCGCGATCCCGCCGGGCGAGACCCGCAGCTATGCCGATATTGCCCGCAGCGCCGGGGGATCTCCCCGTGCGGTCGGCGGCGCCAATGCCGCCAATCCCATCCCGATCCTGATCCCCTGCCACCGTGTGGTCGCGACCAACGGATTCGGCGGCTATTCCGGCGGTGACGGACTGCCGACCAAGCGCTTCCTGCTCGACCTGGAGAGCCGCATGCTGGTGCGCCCGATCCAGGCGGCGCTGTTGTGA
- a CDS encoding tyrosine-protein phosphatase: MDTIFRGGLDTPGGRRLAWMDSLLVDHAVLRLAWTNAGAVIPGRLYRCNHPTPGRLTALVGRWGIRTVINLRGATGNGSDALSRERARQLGLFFVDMPLSSGQPPARDSVLALAAALQTMEEPGLVHCKSGADRAGFAGVVFLLLNGVPTAEALAAQLSLRWGHLARSRAGILDTFFQAYALEAEGRKAFLDWVREDYDPDAIARSFVPGRCGRFINDRVLRRE; encoded by the coding sequence ATGGACACGATCTTCCGCGGTGGACTGGATACCCCCGGCGGCCGGCGGCTGGCCTGGATGGACAGCCTGCTGGTGGATCACGCCGTGCTGCGTCTGGCCTGGACCAATGCCGGCGCGGTCATCCCGGGACGACTTTACCGGTGCAACCATCCCACGCCCGGCCGGCTGACCGCGCTGGTCGGGCGCTGGGGCATCCGCACCGTGATCAATTTGCGCGGCGCCACCGGCAACGGCTCCGACGCGCTTTCCCGCGAACGCGCCCGCCAGCTCGGGCTGTTCTTCGTGGACATGCCGCTCTCCAGCGGCCAGCCGCCGGCGCGCGACAGCGTGCTGGCGCTGGCGGCCGCGCTGCAGACCATGGAAGAGCCCGGCCTGGTGCACTGCAAGTCGGGCGCCGACCGGGCGGGTTTCGCCGGGGTGGTGTTCCTGTTGCTCAACGGCGTGCCGACCGCCGAGGCGCTCGCCGCCCAGCTCTCGTTGCGCTGGGGGCACCTGGCCCGCTCGCGGGCGGGGATCCTGGATACCTTCTTCCAGGCCTATGCGCTGGAGGCGGAGGGCCGCAAGGCGTTCCTGGACTGGGTGCGGGAGGACTACGATCCCGACGCCATCGCCCGCAGCTTCGTCCCCGGGCGGTGCGGGCGCTTCATCAACGACCGGGTGCTGCGCCGGGAATAG